One Myxococcaceae bacterium JPH2 DNA window includes the following coding sequences:
- a CDS encoding GTP cyclohydrolase II, with the protein MADKKPVNHIRLTSHPDGEAPGVAIHWGDPEPLRRGPVVATLGDPSKRNAIGTHSGAYAIYRALAVSAGKLPPDHRADLTHTSPAAQIGPHPSWSDASRIVSLDPWGAIAPQVFRAFLEQDVDFRPTIAVTRAHINLPEVRDAIAAGRLKADGDLVAPNGDIKVVKAAVEPVWYLPGIAKRFELTESALRRGLFEHTGGMFPELITRPDLHVFLPPIGGLSLYVFGDIESLADRNVPLAVRVHDECNGSDVFGSDICTCRPYLAHGIEECVRTAQGGGAGLIVYLRKEGRALGEVTKFLVYNARKRQEGGDQAATYFQRTECVAGVQDMRFQELMPDVLHWLGITRIHRFVSMSDMKHDAITRSGIEILERVPIPDELIPADAKVEMEAKKAAGYFTRGPVADAEELTRVKGRDLDA; encoded by the coding sequence ATGGCCGACAAGAAGCCCGTGAATCACATCCGCCTCACCTCGCATCCGGATGGTGAGGCTCCTGGTGTGGCCATCCACTGGGGCGACCCCGAGCCCCTGCGTCGAGGGCCCGTGGTCGCCACGCTGGGCGACCCGTCGAAACGCAACGCCATCGGGACGCACTCGGGCGCGTATGCCATCTACCGCGCGCTGGCGGTCTCCGCGGGCAAGCTGCCGCCGGACCACCGCGCGGACCTGACGCACACCTCGCCCGCCGCGCAGATTGGGCCTCACCCCTCCTGGAGCGATGCTTCGCGCATCGTGTCGTTGGACCCGTGGGGCGCCATCGCGCCGCAGGTGTTCCGCGCGTTCCTGGAGCAGGACGTGGACTTCCGGCCCACCATCGCCGTCACGCGCGCGCACATCAACCTGCCCGAGGTACGCGACGCCATCGCCGCGGGCCGCCTCAAGGCCGATGGCGACCTGGTGGCGCCCAACGGTGACATCAAGGTGGTGAAGGCCGCGGTGGAGCCCGTCTGGTATCTGCCCGGCATCGCCAAGCGCTTCGAGCTGACGGAGAGCGCGCTGCGCCGCGGCCTCTTCGAGCACACGGGCGGCATGTTCCCGGAGCTGATTACGCGCCCGGACCTGCACGTGTTCCTGCCGCCCATCGGCGGTCTGTCGCTGTATGTCTTTGGCGACATCGAGTCGCTGGCGGACCGGAACGTGCCGCTGGCGGTGCGCGTGCATGACGAGTGCAACGGCTCGGACGTGTTCGGCAGCGACATCTGCACGTGCCGGCCGTACCTGGCGCACGGCATCGAGGAGTGCGTGCGCACGGCGCAGGGTGGCGGCGCGGGCCTCATCGTGTACCTGCGCAAGGAGGGGCGCGCGCTGGGCGAGGTGACGAAGTTCCTGGTCTACAACGCGCGCAAGCGACAGGAGGGCGGAGACCAGGCGGCCACGTACTTCCAGCGCACCGAGTGCGTGGCGGGCGTGCAGGACATGCGCTTCCAGGAGCTGATGCCAGACGTGCTGCACTGGCTGGGCATCACCCGCATCCACCGCTTCGTGTCGATGAGCGACATGAAGCACGACGCCATCACCCGCTCGGGCATCGAGATCCTCGAGCGCGTCCCCATCCCCGACGAGCTGATTCCGGCGGACGCCAAGGTGGAGATGGAGGCGAAGAAGGCCGCGGGCTACTTCACGCGTGGGCCCGTGGCGGACGCCGAGGAGCTGACCCGCGTGAAGGGGCGTGACCTCGATGCTTGA
- a CDS encoding CoA-acylating methylmalonate-semialdehyde dehydrogenase, which yields MSFVEFPESIITCRNLVGGEWLEPVGATSLEVRSPYTGALIGRVPLTPASGVSQAVEAAKPGAAQWRATSLRERTQHLLRFRTLLEAQAGRLAHLAAAEAGKTVGEARAGILKGLEVCDFALSLQNLDSGGHMEVSRGVTCEFRREPLGIVAGVTPFNFPAMVPMWLFPIAVTLGNAFILKPSEKVPLTACALGELMVEAGYPAGVFSVVHGGREAVDALVAHPDVQALAFVGSSAVARHLYAEGGKRGKRVLALGSAKNHLIVVPDADPSLTPQAVVDSFTGCAGQRCMAASVLLAVGDVQPLVEDIVQRASRLELGPGMGALIDRGAVDRLETAIARAKEEGARVLLDGRGKRPAGEGWAGGNWLGPTILDGVLPEMEAARRELFGPVLSIIRVPTLSAALALENASPYGNAASVFTTNGAVAQAVVEGARAGMVGINVGVPVPREPFSFGGTGDSKFGHGDITGPSSLDFWTQLKKVTRKWTARTDGSWMS from the coding sequence GTGTCCTTCGTCGAGTTTCCCGAGAGCATCATCACCTGTCGCAACCTGGTGGGGGGCGAGTGGCTGGAGCCGGTGGGCGCCACGTCGCTGGAGGTCCGCAGTCCCTACACGGGCGCCCTGATTGGCAGGGTGCCGCTGACGCCTGCCAGCGGTGTCTCGCAGGCGGTGGAGGCCGCGAAGCCCGGGGCGGCGCAGTGGCGGGCCACGTCGCTGCGCGAGCGCACCCAGCACCTCTTGCGCTTCCGCACGCTGCTGGAGGCCCAGGCGGGGCGGCTGGCGCACCTCGCCGCGGCCGAGGCGGGCAAGACGGTGGGCGAGGCCCGCGCCGGAATCCTCAAGGGCCTGGAGGTATGTGATTTCGCGCTGTCGTTGCAGAACCTGGACAGCGGTGGGCACATGGAGGTCAGCCGGGGCGTCACGTGTGAGTTCCGACGTGAGCCATTGGGAATCGTGGCGGGCGTCACGCCTTTCAACTTCCCCGCCATGGTCCCGATGTGGCTGTTCCCCATCGCGGTGACGTTGGGCAATGCCTTCATCCTCAAGCCCTCGGAGAAGGTGCCGCTGACGGCGTGCGCGCTGGGGGAGTTGATGGTGGAGGCGGGCTATCCCGCGGGCGTGTTCTCCGTGGTGCACGGCGGGCGCGAGGCCGTGGACGCGCTGGTGGCGCATCCGGACGTGCAGGCGCTGGCCTTCGTGGGCTCCTCCGCGGTGGCGCGGCACCTGTACGCGGAAGGGGGCAAGCGGGGGAAGCGCGTGCTCGCGTTGGGCAGCGCGAAGAACCACCTCATCGTCGTGCCGGACGCGGATCCCTCGCTGACGCCGCAGGCGGTGGTGGACTCGTTCACGGGCTGCGCTGGACAGCGGTGCATGGCGGCGAGCGTGCTGCTCGCGGTGGGGGATGTGCAGCCGCTGGTGGAGGACATCGTCCAGCGCGCGTCGCGGTTGGAGCTGGGGCCGGGCATGGGCGCGCTCATCGACCGAGGCGCGGTGGACCGCTTGGAGACGGCCATCGCTCGGGCGAAGGAGGAGGGCGCGCGCGTGCTGTTGGACGGGCGAGGCAAGCGCCCCGCGGGGGAGGGCTGGGCGGGCGGCAACTGGCTGGGGCCCACGATTCTGGATGGGGTGCTGCCGGAGATGGAGGCCGCGCGGCGCGAGCTGTTCGGGCCGGTGCTGTCCATCATCCGCGTGCCCACGCTGTCCGCGGCGTTGGCGTTGGAGAACGCGTCTCCCTATGGGAACGCGGCGTCTGTCTTCACCACCAACGGCGCGGTGGCGCAGGCGGTGGTGGAGGGCGCGCGCGCGGGCATGGTGGGCATCAACGTGGGCGTGCCGGTGCCGCGCGAGCCGTTCTCCTTTGGCGGCACGGGCGACTCGAAGTTCGGCCACGGCGACATCACCGGACCCTCCAGCCTCGACTTCTGGACCCAGCTCAAGAAGGTGACGCGCAAGTGGACCGCGCGCACCGACGGCTCGTGGATGAGCTGA